In a genomic window of Leisingera caerulea DSM 24564:
- a CDS encoding DUF1328 domain-containing protein — translation MLYWALVFLAVAIIAGIFGFGGIASASAGIAQILFFIFLVLFAVAVIIRLLRGSSR, via the coding sequence ATGCTGTACTGGGCGCTCGTTTTCCTGGCCGTTGCAATCATCGCCGGCATCTTCGGGTTTGGCGGCATCGCTTCGGCCTCTGCAGGGATCGCGCAGATCCTGTTTTTTATATTCCTGGTGCTGTTTGCAGTGGCTGTGATCATCCGCCTGCTGCGCGGCTCCTCCCGTTGA
- a CDS encoding Dps family protein produces MTDALSATPSPDKVETGVRDTGPIASGLADVLADTYRLVFKTHAYHWNVEGPAFYSMHKLTEEQYENMFAAADTLAERIRALGHLAPSRMDEILNRSKIEDASGELSAGGMAQDLAASHERIAHRLHALAELAGGRRDIVTEDLATARSAFHEQAAWMLRALAKS; encoded by the coding sequence ATGACTGACGCACTATCAGCCACCCCGAGCCCTGACAAAGTGGAAACCGGCGTCCGGGACACCGGCCCGATTGCAAGCGGCCTGGCGGATGTGCTGGCCGATACCTACCGGCTTGTTTTCAAGACCCACGCCTATCACTGGAACGTTGAAGGCCCGGCCTTTTATTCGATGCACAAGCTGACCGAAGAGCAGTACGAGAATATGTTCGCCGCCGCGGATACGCTGGCCGAACGCATCCGCGCGCTGGGGCACCTGGCGCCGTCGCGGATGGATGAGATTCTGAACCGCTCGAAAATCGAGGATGCCAGCGGCGAGCTGTCCGCGGGCGGGATGGCGCAAGACCTCGCCGCCAGCCATGAGCGGATCGCCCACCGGCTGCACGCGCTTGCTGAGCTGGCCGGCGGCCGCCGCGATATCGTGACCGAAGACCTCGCAACCGCGCGCTCGGCGTTCCATGAGCAGGCCGCCTGGATGCTGCGGGCGCTGGCCAAGTCCTGA
- a CDS encoding NepR family anti-sigma factor has product MDGMTQVHPPGPRIETADRDIDENLKRAFEEIANEPVPDRFTDLLKQLKEKGAATPPAPEPSEKDRSDD; this is encoded by the coding sequence ATGGATGGCATGACACAGGTACACCCCCCCGGGCCGCGTATTGAAACGGCCGACCGAGACATAGATGAAAACCTCAAGCGGGCTTTTGAAGAGATCGCTAATGAGCCGGTCCCCGACCGGTTCACCGATCTATTGAAGCAGCTGAAGGAAAAGGGGGCTGCAACACCCCCTGCCCCGGAACCTTCCGAGAAGGACCGCTCTGATGACTGA
- a CDS encoding DUF1328 domain-containing protein, translated as MLGWALTFLVVALIAALLGFGGIAGASAGIAKILFFIFLVLFVIAMIARAIKGKPPV; from the coding sequence ATGCTTGGTTGGGCACTGACATTTCTGGTTGTCGCTTTGATCGCCGCCCTGCTTGGATTCGGCGGGATCGCCGGCGCTTCCGCCGGTATTGCAAAAATTCTTTTCTTCATCTTCCTGGTACTGTTCGTCATTGCGATGATCGCCCGCGCGATCAAGGGCAAACCACCGGTGTAA
- a CDS encoding MarR family winged helix-turn-helix transcriptional regulator, which produces MSDLPFHLHRSLGYQVTMLARVIERRFEQRIAEFGLTRVMWCVLLAAGKEGLTAPSEIAGFIGIDRTAASRTLRQMEARGFITRSSGVRDGRSIQVRLTPGGQAALAEVLPIAQENAAYFEAKLTGQELAHLRAAAAKLLEDEPRIVAKL; this is translated from the coding sequence ATGTCTGACCTTCCATTTCATCTTCACCGCTCCCTGGGCTACCAGGTGACCATGCTGGCCCGTGTGATCGAGCGCCGCTTTGAGCAGCGGATAGCGGAGTTCGGCCTGACCCGGGTGATGTGGTGTGTGCTGCTGGCCGCCGGGAAAGAGGGGCTGACCGCCCCGTCAGAGATCGCAGGCTTCATCGGCATCGACCGCACCGCCGCCTCGCGCACGCTCCGGCAGATGGAGGCGCGCGGCTTCATCACCCGCAGCAGCGGCGTCCGGGACGGCCGGTCGATCCAGGTCCGGCTGACCCCGGGCGGTCAGGCCGCCCTGGCAGAGGTGCTGCCAATCGCGCAGGAAAACGCGGCCTATTTCGAGGCCAAGCTCACGGGGCAGGAACTGGCCCATCTGCGCGCGGCCGCTGCCAAGCTGCTCGAGGACGAGCCGCGCATCGTCGCCAAGCTGTAA
- a CDS encoding Crp/Fnr family transcriptional regulator — protein MSREEIVFTQQFKTGELVVDAGTTILLEGSNSPQLYTVLKGMGTRYTTLENGRRQVINFLFPGDFAGLQAGLMGEMKHSIEATTPMTLCVFRRTALFQLYELHPERAYDLTWIAAVEEHFLGETIASLGQRSAAQRIAWALVRIYERLKAVGMEAHGSVPLPFKQQDLADALGLSLVHTNKMLKMLRDKNLAQWQNGRLKVSNLPALATVAMIDLAAPEPRPLI, from the coding sequence ATGTCGCGTGAAGAGATCGTTTTCACCCAGCAGTTCAAAACCGGGGAACTGGTGGTGGATGCGGGCACGACCATCCTGCTGGAAGGCTCCAACAGCCCGCAGCTGTATACCGTTCTCAAAGGGATGGGCACGCGGTACACGACCCTGGAAAACGGCCGCCGTCAGGTGATCAACTTTCTGTTTCCGGGGGATTTCGCCGGATTGCAGGCCGGGCTGATGGGAGAGATGAAGCACTCGATCGAGGCGACCACCCCGATGACGCTGTGCGTGTTCCGCCGCACCGCACTGTTCCAGCTGTACGAGCTGCATCCGGAACGGGCCTATGATCTGACGTGGATTGCCGCGGTCGAGGAGCATTTCCTGGGGGAAACCATCGCCTCGCTGGGGCAGCGGTCCGCCGCGCAGCGGATCGCTTGGGCATTGGTGCGAATCTATGAGCGGCTGAAGGCCGTGGGGATGGAGGCGCACGGATCAGTGCCGCTGCCGTTCAAGCAGCAGGACCTGGCAGATGCCCTGGGCCTGTCGCTGGTGCATACCAACAAAATGCTGAAAATGCTGCGGGACAAAAATCTTGCCCAATGGCAGAACGGCAGGCTGAAGGTCAGCAACCTGCCCGCACTGGCCACCGTGGCGATGATCGACTTGGCCGCGCCCGAACCGCGGCCGCTGATCTGA
- a CDS encoding transporter substrate-binding domain-containing protein: protein MTLLHQLPRLMLAGTICLLALSWHAPPQARETGGPLTAAFVPVPPFAQQGPDGARSGFLIELTELIGAETGVAIRYLDLKTSREFIRRQIDGGTQIIAGVARLPPLEASNVFSSPVASETLRLTVLSRRAAALAGRRSGLRIGIVPPAAGSAVQDLLAANSPVEFATPEAAVMNLLTGGVDAVLMPEPVVFSIARNAQVDARISFLDPPVRAFGRYVALHKSRADLLPAVNAALARMEADGRLPALRQKYFLDIPEPAPGVLTAGVYHNPPYQTVEPGGRFSGFAVEVLRGLADRAGLMLEFKQISLAERQAGPGPGRYDLLPELRITGERRGMMDFTLPLEQVPVSLFTRTGETEDVAGLEGLSLRRVAALRGSPAHEFAADRQGMLLLAEDTADAVLDSLLQGRVDAILAPAAATRALARKRGAEDRIEAAGLPVLSVARAPALRFGLGSVRDRLNAVIPGYLASSEFAWLREKYFGPPAFWTRPRRLAAAAAAGVVILALAGFLVWQHQRQRQQAYERQARELEMEQTHGRQLSAMVNRLETTSRQLAEFTYAMSHDLKAPAQTIRALLAELRATSGRRLDGDGQEILDDLDRTNARMARLVEDLRVYARSVDEKRPAVPVDLNREAEAAAADAAAEIAAAGSVIKTAPLPAVDGNPEQLRTLFRQLISNAVAYRDPARGSMIQIGRGPAAPAGWVSFTVRDNGIGIEPEYHDRIFGLFKRLHRHSDHQGSGIGLTLCRRIAANHGGSIEVESQKGAGSAFTVTLPEKAEIRSHEIQRLSDGD, encoded by the coding sequence ATGACCCTTTTGCATCAGCTGCCGCGTTTGATGCTCGCTGGGACGATCTGCCTCCTGGCTCTCAGCTGGCACGCCCCGCCGCAGGCGCGGGAAACCGGCGGCCCGCTGACGGCGGCCTTTGTGCCGGTGCCGCCGTTTGCGCAGCAAGGCCCGGATGGCGCCCGAAGCGGCTTTCTGATCGAATTGACGGAGCTGATCGGCGCGGAAACCGGCGTTGCGATCCGCTACCTGGACCTGAAAACCTCGCGTGAGTTCATCCGCCGGCAAATTGATGGCGGCACCCAGATCATCGCCGGTGTTGCGCGGCTGCCGCCGCTGGAGGCCAGCAACGTATTCTCCTCGCCGGTGGCATCCGAAACCCTGCGCCTGACGGTGCTGAGCCGACGGGCCGCAGCGCTGGCCGGCCGCCGCAGCGGCCTGCGGATCGGCATTGTGCCGCCTGCGGCCGGCTCAGCCGTCCAGGATCTTCTGGCTGCGAACAGCCCTGTGGAATTCGCAACGCCCGAAGCCGCAGTGATGAACCTGCTGACCGGCGGCGTCGATGCGGTGCTGATGCCTGAACCCGTCGTCTTTTCGATTGCCAGGAACGCGCAGGTTGACGCCCGGATCAGTTTCCTGGATCCGCCGGTCCGCGCGTTCGGCCGCTATGTCGCCCTGCACAAAAGCCGCGCGGACCTGCTGCCTGCGGTCAACGCCGCTTTGGCGCGGATGGAGGCAGATGGCCGCCTGCCGGCGCTGCGGCAGAAGTACTTTCTCGATATCCCCGAACCCGCCCCTGGGGTGCTGACTGCGGGGGTCTATCACAACCCGCCCTACCAGACCGTGGAGCCAGGCGGCAGGTTCTCAGGCTTTGCCGTGGAGGTGCTGCGCGGCCTGGCAGACCGGGCGGGCCTGATGCTTGAATTCAAACAGATTTCCCTGGCTGAGCGGCAGGCAGGCCCGGGGCCCGGCCGCTATGACCTGCTGCCGGAGCTGAGGATCACCGGAGAGCGGCGCGGCATGATGGACTTTACCCTGCCGCTGGAGCAGGTGCCGGTTTCGCTGTTCACCCGCACAGGCGAAACAGAAGATGTTGCCGGACTGGAAGGCCTGTCGTTGCGCCGGGTGGCAGCCCTGCGCGGCAGCCCCGCCCACGAGTTTGCCGCAGACCGCCAGGGCATGCTCCTGCTGGCAGAAGATACTGCGGATGCCGTGCTGGACAGCCTTTTGCAAGGGCGCGTCGACGCCATCCTGGCGCCCGCCGCAGCAACCCGGGCTTTGGCCCGGAAGCGGGGCGCCGAGGACCGGATCGAGGCCGCCGGCCTGCCTGTTCTCAGCGTCGCGCGGGCCCCGGCGCTGCGGTTCGGGCTTGGGTCCGTCCGCGACCGGCTGAATGCGGTCATCCCGGGATACCTGGCCTCCAGCGAGTTCGCCTGGCTGCGGGAGAAGTATTTCGGCCCGCCGGCGTTCTGGACCCGCCCGCGCCGCCTTGCAGCTGCGGCAGCGGCAGGGGTTGTGATCCTGGCGCTGGCCGGTTTCCTGGTCTGGCAGCATCAGCGCCAGCGGCAGCAGGCGTATGAGCGCCAGGCGCGGGAACTGGAAATGGAGCAGACCCACGGCCGCCAGCTGTCGGCGATGGTGAACCGGCTGGAGACCACGAGCCGGCAGCTTGCGGAATTCACCTATGCGATGTCGCACGACCTGAAGGCGCCTGCTCAGACGATCCGCGCGCTGCTGGCGGAATTGCGCGCCACGTCCGGCCGCCGCCTGGACGGCGACGGGCAGGAGATTCTGGACGACCTGGACAGGACCAATGCGCGTATGGCCCGGCTGGTTGAGGACCTTCGGGTCTATGCCCGCTCTGTCGATGAAAAGCGGCCCGCTGTGCCCGTCGATCTGAACCGCGAAGCCGAAGCTGCAGCCGCAGACGCCGCAGCTGAGATTGCCGCCGCCGGCAGTGTCATCAAAACGGCTCCGCTGCCCGCCGTGGACGGCAACCCGGAGCAGCTCAGGACGCTGTTCCGGCAGTTGATTTCCAACGCCGTCGCATACCGCGACCCGGCGCGCGGCAGCATGATCCAGATCGGCCGCGGCCCGGCAGCCCCGGCGGGATGGGTCAGCTTCACTGTGCGCGACAACGGGATCGGCATCGAACCGGAGTACCACGACCGGATTTTCGGGTTGTTCAAACGGTTGCACAGACACAGCGACCATCAAGGGTCCGGGATTGGCCTGACACTGTGCCGCCGCATTGCGGCCAACCACGGCGGTAGTATCGAAGTTGAATCACAGAAAGGGGCCGGCAGCGCCTTTACCGTGACGCTGCCAGAGAAAGCAGAGATCCGCAGTCACGAAATCCAAAGGCTAAGCGACGGCGACTAA
- a CDS encoding RNA polymerase sigma factor codes for MTEAAQDPRDDLVNHLGALRAFAISLTRNGATADDLVQDTLVKAWTNIDKFENGSNMRAWLFTILRNTYYSLRRKRKREVEDGDGVLSGALAQKPDHDGRLHMRDFQVAFAQLNDEQREALTLVGAGGFSYEEAAEMCGVKTGTIKSRVNRARARLGELMEIDDDSKMELTDTVTAGIVAQQGAA; via the coding sequence ATGACTGAAGCCGCACAAGACCCGAGAGACGACCTGGTCAACCACCTGGGCGCCCTGCGCGCCTTTGCAATCAGCCTGACCCGCAACGGCGCCACCGCCGACGATCTGGTGCAGGACACGCTGGTCAAGGCCTGGACGAATATCGATAAATTCGAGAACGGGTCTAATATGCGGGCGTGGCTGTTCACCATTCTTCGCAACACGTATTACTCGCTGCGCCGCAAGCGCAAACGCGAGGTCGAGGATGGCGACGGCGTTCTGTCTGGCGCTTTAGCGCAGAAGCCCGATCACGACGGGCGGCTGCACATGCGCGATTTCCAGGTAGCTTTTGCGCAGCTGAACGACGAACAGCGCGAAGCGCTGACGCTGGTCGGTGCGGGCGGATTTTCCTACGAGGAAGCGGCAGAGATGTGCGGTGTGAAGACCGGCACCATCAAAAGCCGGGTGAACCGCGCCCGCGCCCGGCTGGGCGAGCTGATGGAAATCGACGACGACAGCAAAATGGAACTGACTGACACCGTTACAGCTGGGATCGTCGCCCAGCAGGGCGCTGCGTGA
- a CDS encoding response regulator encodes MTAQSGELIASQIGANLPYLRRYARALTGSQTSGDQYALASLEAILAGDAEYDSVLSPKVALFRVFHAIWSSSGAPAAEGESDAGLAAKAQKHLQRLTPNTREALLLHTIEEFSAAETATIMGVSESEASELISIAYEEMARATAGKIMIIEDEAVIAMDLEAIVTEMGHTVTGIARTESSALDLAAKGPGDLILSDIQLADNSSGVDAVNKILAKHGDCPVIFITAFPERLLTGEGPEPAFLISKPYTEEQVRSAVSQAMFFSSTETLKG; translated from the coding sequence ATGACCGCTCAATCGGGAGAACTGATCGCCAGTCAGATTGGTGCAAACTTGCCCTATCTCCGCCGCTATGCCCGCGCGCTTACTGGCAGCCAGACCAGCGGCGACCAGTATGCCCTGGCGTCGCTGGAGGCGATCCTGGCCGGTGACGCCGAATATGACAGCGTTTTGTCCCCAAAAGTGGCGCTTTTCCGTGTCTTCCATGCGATCTGGTCCTCCTCCGGCGCCCCGGCAGCAGAGGGGGAGAGCGATGCGGGGCTGGCAGCCAAGGCGCAGAAACACCTGCAGCGGCTGACACCGAACACCCGCGAGGCGCTGCTGCTGCACACCATTGAGGAATTCAGCGCAGCCGAAACCGCCACTATCATGGGGGTGAGCGAGAGCGAAGCCTCCGAGCTGATTTCGATCGCCTACGAGGAAATGGCGCGGGCCACCGCGGGCAAGATCATGATCATCGAGGACGAAGCGGTGATCGCAATGGACCTTGAGGCGATTGTCACCGAAATGGGCCACACGGTCACCGGTATCGCCCGCACTGAATCCAGCGCACTCGACCTGGCGGCCAAGGGCCCCGGCGATCTGATTCTGTCGGACATCCAGCTGGCGGACAATTCAAGCGGCGTCGACGCGGTGAACAAGATCCTGGCCAAGCACGGCGACTGCCCGGTGATTTTCATCACTGCCTTCCCGGAGCGCCTGCTGACCGGCGAGGGGCCCGAACCGGCGTTCCTGATCTCGAAACCTTACACCGAAGAGCAAGTGCGCTCGGCGGTGAGCCAGGCGATGTTCTTCTCCTCTACCGAAACCCTGAAAGGCTGA
- a CDS encoding sensor histidine kinase gives MTLALLPLGLIALYQTNAVVDEATRLSHASLLHRTEQAAARERELLQRAGGATEGLAAAILPLADDSAGCARLLKAFTEGANPFTFAGFMSLDGSMECASDGKARDLSGKWFYLKARQTTRLSFALGRDLLGEDGSYLLATSPVLRDGILQGYVSIGVPHKVSAVQPGMEGSDTGIQYVTVDAQGEILSASVSEQQAPLALPMSLPRRDLVNRSGDTFFEASRSGRERFFAVSEILPGQVSVVGSWPVENAMSAARNPASLMTVAFPLLMWLAGISVAIFGLQRMVIRHLSALRKAMRRYALGERENASLDLAAPPREFAEAQQSFNRMVSILSEAERRRELDLEEKTILLREVHHRVKNNLQLVASIMNMQSRNAQTPEARRMLAQLQRRVRGLATIHRSLNTNPDITTVDSHDLIDALITEIGAMIPGAGQKLTISTDLAQVPLSQDQGVTLSMLVSEAMTNAVKNAGVPDGGKPEILVSLRETAENWLELEITNTKGQPVIPPEEAGDGTGIGARLMMAFATQLEGEAATHETEDRYTYRLGFPVQAGAVPPEVPSPGKEQHAAETVT, from the coding sequence ATGACGCTTGCTCTTCTGCCGCTCGGGCTGATTGCGCTGTACCAGACTAACGCGGTGGTGGATGAAGCCACCAGGCTGTCGCATGCATCGCTGCTGCACCGCACCGAACAGGCTGCGGCAAGGGAGCGCGAGCTGCTGCAGCGGGCCGGCGGCGCCACCGAAGGGCTGGCCGCCGCCATCCTGCCGCTGGCGGATGACAGCGCCGGCTGCGCGCGGCTGCTTAAGGCCTTCACCGAAGGGGCGAACCCGTTCACCTTTGCGGGCTTCATGTCTTTGGACGGCAGCATGGAGTGCGCGTCCGACGGCAAGGCGCGGGATCTGTCCGGCAAATGGTTTTATCTGAAGGCGCGGCAGACCACCCGGCTGTCGTTTGCCTTGGGCCGGGATCTGCTGGGTGAAGACGGCAGCTATCTGCTGGCGACCAGCCCAGTTCTGCGCGACGGCATCCTGCAGGGCTATGTGAGCATCGGGGTTCCGCATAAAGTCAGCGCTGTGCAGCCTGGGATGGAGGGGTCGGACACAGGCATTCAATACGTCACAGTCGACGCGCAGGGGGAAATACTCTCGGCGAGCGTGTCCGAGCAGCAAGCTCCGCTTGCCCTGCCGATGTCCTTGCCCCGCCGCGATCTGGTGAACCGTTCCGGCGACACGTTTTTTGAGGCTTCCCGCTCCGGCCGCGAGCGGTTTTTTGCGGTGAGCGAGATCCTCCCCGGCCAGGTGTCCGTGGTCGGCAGCTGGCCGGTCGAAAACGCCATGTCGGCGGCCAGAAACCCGGCGTCGCTGATGACCGTGGCGTTTCCGCTGCTGATGTGGCTGGCCGGGATTTCCGTTGCGATTTTCGGGCTGCAGCGGATGGTGATCCGTCACCTCAGCGCGCTGCGCAAGGCGATGCGCCGCTATGCTCTGGGCGAACGCGAGAACGCCAGCCTGGACCTTGCCGCCCCGCCGCGTGAGTTTGCCGAAGCGCAGCAATCCTTCAACCGGATGGTTTCCATCCTCAGCGAAGCGGAGCGGCGGCGCGAACTGGATCTGGAAGAAAAGACCATCCTGCTGCGTGAGGTCCACCACCGGGTCAAGAACAACCTGCAGCTTGTCGCCTCGATCATGAACATGCAGAGCCGCAACGCGCAGACGCCGGAGGCGCGGCGGATGCTGGCGCAGCTGCAGCGCCGCGTGCGCGGTCTGGCGACCATCCACCGCAGCCTGAACACCAATCCGGATATAACCACCGTCGACAGCCATGACCTGATAGACGCGCTGATTACAGAAATCGGTGCGATGATCCCCGGCGCCGGGCAGAAACTGACGATCAGCACCGACCTGGCGCAGGTCCCGCTGAGCCAGGATCAAGGGGTGACCTTGTCGATGCTGGTCTCTGAGGCGATGACCAATGCGGTCAAGAACGCCGGAGTGCCCGACGGCGGAAAGCCGGAAATCCTGGTCAGCCTGCGTGAAACCGCCGAAAACTGGCTGGAGCTTGAGATCACCAACACCAAGGGTCAGCCGGTGATACCTCCTGAGGAGGCCGGCGACGGAACGGGCATCGGCGCGCGGCTGATGATGGCCTTTGCCACCCAGCTTGAAGGCGAGGCTGCGACACACGAAACTGAGGACAGGTATACCTACCGGCTGGGATTCCCCGTCCAGGCCGGGGCTGTGCCGCCTGAAGTGCCGTCGCCCGGTAAGGAGCAACATGCCGCAGAAACCGTCACCTGA